The Echinicola rosea genome has a segment encoding these proteins:
- a CDS encoding anthranilate synthase component I family protein — MDTRQHFKINTRYKKLLADTITPVSIYLQVRDKFKNPILLESSDYHGQDNSYSYICFNPMATFSFDGKAVKETFPEEEKNQYDLQRGEKLVDKLKAFSSRFEEESNDFKFITNGLFGYMQYDTVGSFEDITLENTKESNVPQAFYAVYKNVIVVDHFKNELHIFDYHINGEDDRVKEIETLLNNRNIPTYSFKVDGEETSNYTDNEFLDILRQGREHCFKGDVFQIVLSRCYTTGFKGDEFNVYRALRSVNPSPYLFYFDYGSYKVFGSSPEAQIVVKGRKATIYPIAGTFKRTGNDLADAELATKLYDDPKENSEHVMLVDLARNDLSRSSEKVEVEVFKEIQYYSHVIHLVSKVTGILPETANPLQLVADTFPAGTLSGAPKYRAMEIIDKLENTSRKFYGGAIGFLGFNGDFNHAILIRSFVSENNQLRLQAGAGVVAKSSIESELQEVTNKLQALRVALKAAEEV, encoded by the coding sequence ATGGACACAAGACAACACTTTAAAATCAACACCAGGTATAAGAAATTACTGGCAGATACGATCACGCCAGTAAGTATTTACCTGCAAGTAAGGGACAAATTCAAAAACCCCATTCTACTGGAGAGTTCGGACTACCATGGGCAGGACAACAGTTATTCCTACATCTGCTTCAATCCTATGGCTACTTTTTCCTTTGATGGAAAGGCCGTGAAGGAAACTTTCCCGGAGGAAGAGAAAAACCAATATGACTTACAAAGGGGAGAGAAATTGGTGGATAAACTGAAGGCCTTTTCGTCCAGGTTTGAAGAGGAATCCAATGATTTCAAATTCATCACCAATGGCCTCTTTGGGTATATGCAGTATGATACTGTGGGGAGTTTTGAAGACATTACGCTCGAAAACACCAAGGAATCCAACGTGCCACAGGCTTTTTATGCGGTCTATAAGAATGTCATTGTGGTAGATCATTTTAAGAATGAGCTCCACATTTTTGACTACCATATCAATGGGGAGGATGACCGGGTAAAAGAAATCGAAACACTGCTGAACAACCGCAATATCCCCACTTATTCATTTAAGGTAGATGGGGAAGAGACCTCAAATTACACGGATAATGAATTTTTGGACATCCTTCGTCAAGGGCGGGAGCACTGCTTCAAGGGAGATGTGTTCCAGATAGTGCTGTCCAGGTGCTACACCACTGGATTTAAGGGAGATGAGTTCAATGTCTATCGTGCATTGAGGTCTGTCAATCCATCGCCGTATTTGTTTTATTTTGATTACGGTTCTTATAAGGTTTTCGGCAGTTCTCCTGAAGCCCAGATTGTGGTAAAAGGCAGGAAAGCAACGATTTATCCCATTGCGGGAACCTTTAAGCGAACCGGGAATGATCTGGCAGACGCCGAATTGGCCACCAAACTTTACGATGATCCCAAAGAGAATTCAGAGCATGTGATGTTAGTGGATTTGGCTAGAAATGACTTGAGCAGGTCATCGGAAAAAGTAGAGGTAGAGGTGTTTAAGGAGATTCAATATTACTCGCATGTGATTCACTTGGTGTCCAAAGTAACGGGCATATTGCCTGAAACAGCCAATCCACTTCAGCTGGTAGCCGATACCTTCCCTGCGGGGACGCTTTCGGGTGCTCCAAAATACCGGGCCATGGAGATTATCGACAAGCTAGAAAATACCAGCCGCAAGTTCTACGGAGGGGCGATAGGTTTCCTAGGCTTCAATGGTGACTTTAACCATGCCATCCTGATCAGGTCCTTTGTGTCAGAAAACAACCAGCTACGCCTACAGGCTGGAGCAGGGGTGGTAGCCAAATCTTCCATCGAAAGCGAACTCCAAGAAGTCACCAACAAACTGCAAGCCCTACGCGTCGCCCTCAAAGCCGCCGAAGAAGTTTAA
- a CDS encoding four helix bundle protein, producing MAKIDCFEELDVWRHAAEIGIEVYGLADELPLSKDFKSRDQLIGTVISISNNIAEGFEYNNNKDFIRFLAYAKGSVGELRSQAFVLYKAGRIKEEDYWGLKESLLNISKEIKGFINYLKAFENNKK from the coding sequence ATGGCAAAGATTGACTGCTTTGAGGAATTGGATGTTTGGAGGCATGCTGCTGAAATTGGAATAGAAGTTTATGGTTTAGCTGATGAGTTGCCATTATCTAAAGACTTTAAATCAAGAGACCAACTAATTGGGACTGTAATTTCAATATCAAACAATATTGCAGAAGGTTTTGAGTATAATAATAACAAGGATTTTATTCGATTTCTAGCGTACGCAAAAGGCTCAGTAGGGGAGTTAAGGAGCCAAGCATTTGTTTTGTACAAAGCGGGTAGGATAAAAGAAGAAGACTATTGGGGTTTAAAAGAAAGCCTTTTAAATATTTCGAAGGAAATTAAAGGGTTTATCAATTACTTAAAGGCATTTGAAAACAATAAAAAATGA